TATGCCCGCCAGGACCGCAAGCCCGGTCCGCGCACCCCGATCTCCGCCAAGCTGGTTGCCAATCTGATCACCGAAGCCGGTGCAAACCGCGTGCTGACGCTCGATCTGCACGCCGGCCAGATCCAGGGCTTCTTCGATATCCCGACCGACAACCTCTATGCCGTTCCGGTCATCGCCCGCGATGTCCGCGCTCATTACGGCACATCGAATGTCATGGTCGTCTCGCCCGACGTCGGCGGTGTGGTTCGT
This region of Phosphitispora fastidiosa genomic DNA includes:
- a CDS encoding ribose-phosphate pyrophosphokinase-like domain-containing protein, whose amino-acid sequence is YARQDRKPGPRTPISAKLVANLITEAGANRVLTLDLHAGQIQGFFDIPTDNLYAVPVIARDVRAHYGTSNVMVVSPDVGGVVR